A stretch of Primulina tabacum isolate GXHZ01 chromosome 13, ASM2559414v2, whole genome shotgun sequence DNA encodes these proteins:
- the LOC142523412 gene encoding PRA1 family protein G2-like encodes MPATSASAAPASYTTIPISGGAVISRSTQNLTVCLSRARPWPEFLATTAIIDLPPSFSAATHRLRRNSSYFSVNYAIIVTACAAASLIGAPIALIVIGFVFFLWLILHFFREDPLLIWGYHVNDLAVILGLVLVSIAALWIIGPLNNLSIGIGVGLLIFAIHGVLRNPEGLFLDENDAVSDGLVSSQSTAFSPRNAGIQFNQPV; translated from the coding sequence ATGCCCGCCACGTCGGCCTCCGCCGCTCCCGCTTCTTACACTACAATACCGATTTCCGGTGGGGCCGTGATTTCTCGATCTACGCAAAACCTCACTGTGTGCCTCTCCAGAGCCCGCCCTTGGCCGGAGTTCCTGGCCACCACCGCCATCATCGACCTCCCACCCTCGTTCTCCGCAGCCACCCATCGGTTACGCCGAAACTCCAGCTACTTCTCCGTCAATTACGCCATAATCGTCACCGCATGTGCTGCCGCATCCCTGATCGGTGCGCCGATCGCGCTGATAGTCATCGGCTTCGTCTTCTTCCTGTGGCTGATTCTCCACTTCTTTCGCGAAGACCCATTGTTGATCTGGGGCTATCATGTCAATGATTTGGCGGTTATTCTGGGTCTGGTTTTGGTCTCCATTGCGGCCCTGTGGATCATTGGCCCGTTGAATAACCTTTCGATTGGCATTGGTGTCGGGCTGTTGATCTTCGCCATTCATGGAGTCCTGAGGAATCCTGAAGGACTTTTTCTCGACGAAAACGATGCCGTTTCTGACGGGTTGGTCTCATCCCAATCCACTGCTTTCAGTCCCCGTAATGCCGGAATTCAATTCAATCAACCCGTGTAA
- the LOC142522602 gene encoding ubiquitin-conjugating enzyme E2 5B-like isoform X1 — translation MASKRIQKELKDLQKDPPTSCSAGPVGEDMFHWQATIMGPSDSPFAGGVFLVTIHFPPDYPFKPPKVSFKTKVYHPNINSNGSICLDILKEQWSPALTVSKVLLSICSLLTDPNPDDPLVPEIAHMYKTDRAKYETTARSWTQKYAMG, via the exons ATGGCTTCTAAAAGGATTCAGAAAGAACTGAAGGACTTGCAGAAGGACCCTCCTACATCCTGCAGTGCTG GGCCTGTTGGGGAAGATATGTTCCATTGGCAAGCTACCATCATGGGTCCTTCAGACAGCCCATTTGCTGGGGGAGTATTTCTTGTGACTATTCATTTCCCTCCTGATTATCCATTCAAGCCACCGAAG GTATCATTTAAAACCAAGGTTTACCACCCAAATATCAACAGCAATGGCAGTATTTGTTTGGATATTCTCAAAGAGCAGTGGAGTCCCGCTTTAACGGTTTCGAAG GTACTACTCTCTATCTGCTCCTTGTTGACTGATCCAAACCCAGATGATCCTCTTGTGCCGGAGATTGCTCACATGTACAAGACCGATAGAGCCAAGTATGAGACTACTGCTCGATCTTGGACTCAGAAATATGCTATGGGATAA
- the LOC142522827 gene encoding uncharacterized protein LOC142522827, with translation MLSTEAFPPVLPRPCVISRQISAGSNIFSIDERDSDNNQQQLEVDLFKSDLDDNNNNPLPKFSIRDYVSSARGKDIKNNWPFSQKNLQLCLEHGVTDVLPPFQSLDVVRNPSRKKYVDVKLPALSDKILSSGFQEEKEFESTTCPSCSNINSGPLIKAPCSKPEAVNSSVEKPESSALTSRKVEKSTQNSAKNCKLIVKLGKIAEPLSIEHSETMASKVCPVCKTFSSSSNTTLNAHIDQCLSGVSTMDWISHSRVSKHRIKPRKTRLMVDIYTTALHCTLEDLDKRNGTNWASNMVFSTKDLEACPKQKKKKKIDSSSDVEGAVYVDSSGTKFLSLSKCSDLSFNSNAKDNCGTRRLIVMNKESKFPLRKKRKVLIKRHKSLKHSHHGRASSSPGPSHCPEVYNVQQKKPFLEDGYEEECTTRPVKASSGEIGTVKQWVVGSKRNGFGKISHEHEHQRPDKTETNLIVKDSHSSRGDSFIKGTSNSNSQVFSNENALSPSECRKRKENLQYTSHDEHIKQPYLRKRAGLSVMTSRDCHGKRNCRALRKCIMKQSRKDSPLLQNRLTVPPSGTENLDFSGGNKRNEINTSTGLNAECSFSNSRMSHHHAFSYGGKDLAYPRQPPLDYVISPGHNKKSSFRKKLSATYASVPKSKDNSGNVHLNFKKPRLHYTSDSDDETVVPLTAICRRDNQVEKLSVNAAQMKKTPVQSSTGPARVLKIRKEGVFSNSGKEMDMASMGSEISPELDNHGVGKNIDSVMGGNVPASTSNVVDAVKEAKIQDEFVCELISERADGEAFLALSKSLDSSFYELGGPSNVKSVSQGYRETYNKHCPAELLLGGEPDMFYADKVAKSMTSSNARMMGEMDANEVQGNYYVDVDPIPIPGPPGSFLPSPGRMSSEELQGNSSLTTCRIQSSEDKHESMDVDSLDSPISSASMLSESDAGRSDSVSAKNLSELSDGIQDQSRFNISEDRVVESSKLSELASPVEGETDLDESRADLMLTATNPHILKNSQPCCCSRKEGAFLKDSLDCEGSQILRQRNTASLALYSQERHFGGDLSKTPHKSNVMSQTPPREVRSPGAENCMSNSQTGYAPILVSQNSETKFPTCSDCESPSPSTTNPVLRLMGKNLMVVNKDETLSPQMMKTHLGIAKDSHPSMLSIVDNEVTTVRFPNEYYSIHQTLSQVPSRYDCMQPSMLAQHLDASSSNCFENTTKIRIQGSIPHPSAFTLSSKKSFGGSLATSLEHHEFASRSNLISEFGSSFGPASMTYGVEKVQNHGHQLIRSTDFSGLKNKETLVINESPESEPGLAVKAIHGGAKIEARRSPVGISAPVVFGHESRHMNPAFCNNQTRGYPVCSGSQAFYAADIQVPSSMGIFKANSVQWKCTREGSAILHPNSLTASSPTIGHPRSSLYFSPGFSESFSFT, from the exons ATGTTATCCACTGAAGCTTTTCCACCAGTTCTCCCACGTCCTTGTGTTATCTCACGACAGATTAGTGCTGGcagtaatatttttagtattgaTGAGAGGGATTCTGATAATAACCAGCAACAGCTTGAGGTAGATCTGTTCAAGTCAGACCTTGATGACAACAACAACAACCCACTTCCCAAGTTCTCCATAAG GGATTATGTTTCCAGTGCACGGGGAAAAGATATCAAGAATAATTGGCCATTTTCTCAGAAGAATTTGCAACTTTGCCTTGAGCATGGCGTGACAGATGTGTTGCCACCTTTTCAGTCTCTTGATGTTGTAAGAAACCCATCACGCAAAAAATATGTTGATGTGAAGCTTCCCGCATTGAGCGATAAGATTTTGTCCAGTGGATTTCAGGAAGAAAAAGAATTTGAATCTACCACTTGTCCTTCGTGCTCGAATATAAATTCTGGTCCGCTGATTAAAGCTCCTTGTTCAAAACCAGAAGCGGTGAATTCTTCTGTGGAAAAGCCTGAATCTTCGGCTCTGACATCCAGAAAGGTCGAAAAAAGCACTCAAAACTCCGCTAAGAATTGTAAATTGATTGTAAAGTTGGGCAAAATTGCTGAACCGCTATCAATCGAACATTCTGAAACTATGGCTTCAAAAGTGTGCCCGGTGTGCAAGACTTTTTCGTCTTCCTCTAACACCACTCTGAATGCCCACATCGATCAGTGTCTTTCTGGGGTCTCAACAATGGACTGGATATCACATTCTAGAGTGAGTAAGCATAGAATAAAGCCAAGAAAAACAAGATTGATGGTGGACATCTACACAACAGCACTACACTGTACATTGGAGGATCTTGACAAAAGAAATGGAACAAATTGGGCATCAAACATGGTTTTTTCAACCAAGGATTTGGAGGCATGTCCAAaacagaagaagaagaagaagatagaTTCGTCTAGCGACGTGGAAGGTGCTGTATATGTTGACTCAAGTGGCACAAAGTTTCTTAGTTTATCAAAGTGCAGTGATCTTTCATTTAATTCAAATGCTAAAGATAACTGTGGAACAAGGAGGCTCATCGTAATGAATAAAGAAAGCAAATTTCCTTTAAGAAAGAAGAGAAAAGTTCTTATCAAGAGACACAAATCACTGAAGCATTCTCATCACGGACGAGCTAGTTCCTCTCCCGGGCCTAGTCATTGTCCTGAG GTTTACAATGTTCAACAAAAGAAGCCTTTTCTTGAAGATGGTTATGAGGAAGAATGTACCACACGGCCTGTCAAAGCCTCATCTGGTGAGATTGGAACGGTAAAGCAGTGGGTAGTAGGCTCAAAGCGTAATGGTTTCGGAAAAATCAGTCATGAACATGAACACCAGCGTCCAGATAAAACTGAAACGAACTTGATAGTCAAAGATAGTCATTCATCACGTGGAGATTCATTCATTAAGGGAACAAGTAACTCAAATTCCCAGGTTTTCTCTAATGAAAATGCTCTTTCACCATCCGAATGCCgcaaaagaaaggaaaacttGCAGTATACTTCTCATGATGAACACATCAAGCAGCCTTATTTGCGGAAGAGGGCTGGATTGTCCGTGATGACGTCTCGAGACTGTCATGGTAAGAGAAACTGTCGCGCGCTGCGTAAGTGCATTATGAAACAGTCAAGAAAAGATAGCCCCTTACTTCAAAACCGCCTTACAGTCCCTCCGAGTGGTACAGAAAATCTGGACTTTTCTGGGGGTAACAAGAGAAATGAGATCAATACCAGTACGGGTTTAAATGCTGAATGCTCTTTTAGCAATTCAAGAATGTCCCACcatcatgcattctcatatggAGGTAAGGATTTAGCATATCCGAGGCAACCACCATTGGATTATGTAATTTCACCTGGACATAATAAGAAGTCATCTTTTAGGAAGAAGTTGTCTGCCACTTATGCATCTGTTCCCAAATCAAAGGACAATTCAGGGAACGTGCATTTGAATTTCAAGAAGCCTAGGCTACATTACACGTCAGACTCAGATGATGAGACAGTAGTGCCACTAACTGCAATTTGTAGACGGGATAATCAGGTAGAAAAACTGAGTGTAAATGCAGCTCAAATGAAAAAAACTCCTGTTCAGTCATCCACTGGGCCAGCCAGGGTTTTGAAAATTCGAAAGGAGGGCGTATTCTCAAACTCTGGTAAAGAAATGGATATGGCTTCAATGGGTTCTGAGATATCACCTGAGTTGGATAATCATGGTGTTGGAAAGAATATTGATTCTGTTATGGGTGGCAATGTTCCTGCAAGTACATCGAACGTCGTAGATGCTGTGAAAGAGGCTAAAATTCAAGATGAATTTGTTTGTGAGTTGATTTCTGAAAGAGCCGACGGAGAAGCATTTTTAGCCTTAAGCAAATCTTTGGATTCTTCATTCTATGAGCTTGGTGGTCCATCGAATGTCAAGAGTGTTTCACAAGGTTATAGAGAAACATACAACAAGCATTGTCCGGCCGAACTATTATTGGGTGGTGAACCAGATATGTTTTATGCAGACAAAGTTGCCAAAAGTATGACTAGTTCCAATGCTAGGATGATGGGTGAAATGGATGCTAATGAAGTACAAGGAAATTATTATGTCGATGTAGATCCAATACCTATACCGGGACCTCCAGGCTCGTTTTTGCCAAGTCCGGGGCGTATGAGCTCAGAAGAACTTCAAGGAAATTCTTCATTAACCACCTGCAGGATTCAATCTTCTGAAGACAAACATGAATCGATGGATGTTGATTCGTTAGATTCTCCTATTTCATCTGCCTCGATGTTGTCTGAATCTGATGCTGGAAGATCTGATTCAGTATCAGCGAAAAACTTGTCGGAGCTTTCAGATGGTATTCAAGACCAGAGTCGATTTAACATCTCCGAAGATAGGGTTGTTGAAAGTTCCAAACTTTCTGAACTGGCCAGTCCTGTGGAAGGAGAGACCGATCTTGATGAATCAAGGGCCGACTTGATGTTAACTGCAACGAATCCTCACATATTGAAGAACAGTCAACCGTGTTGTTGCTCTAGGAAAGAAGGAGCTTTTCTAAAGGATTCTCTTGATTGTGAAGGGTCGCAAATTTTACGGCAAAGGAATACTGCTTCTCTCGCACTTTATTCCCAGGAAAGGCATTTTGGTGGCGATCTGAGCAAAACACCCCACAAGTCTAATGTGATGTCACAAACACCACCCAGGGAAGTGCGAAGTCCCGGAGCTGAAAACTGTATGTCAAATTCACAGACGGGGTATGCTCCTATACTCGTCTCTCAGAATTCTGAGACCAAGTTTCCAACATGTAGTGATTGCGAGTCTCCCAGTCCATCAACTACTAATCCTGTACTCAGACTGATGGGAAAAAACTTGATGGTAGTGAACAAGGACGAAACATTGTCTCCTCAAATGATGAAAACCCATTTAGGTATAGCGAAAGACAGCCATCCTAGCATGCTGTCCATTGTTGATAATGAGGTCACAACTGTCAGGTTTCCGAATGAGTACTATTCCATTCATCAAACTTTGTCTCAAGTTCCTTCCAGATATGACTGTATGCAACCCAGCATGCTGGCACAACATTTAGATGCAAGTTCCTCAAATTGTTTCGAAAACACTACAAAGATAAGGATTCAAGGGTCGATCCCACATCCATCAGCATTTACTCTCTCAAGTAAGAAGAGTTTTGGTGGAAGTCTTGCAACCTCTTTGGAACACCACGAATTTGCCAGCAGGAGCAATCTGATTTCTGAATTTGGATCTAGTTTTGGACCAGCTTCCATGACATATGGTGTTGAGAAAGTTCAAAATCATGGGCACCAACTAATCCGGTCTACAGACTTCTCTGGTTTGAAAAACAAGGAAACACTTGTCATCAATGAATCACCGGAAAGTGAACCTGGGTTGGCTGTTAAAGCAATACATGGCGGGGCGAAGATAGAAGCAAGGAGATCTCCAGTTGGGATTTCTGCTCCAGTGGTATTTGGGCATGAATCAAGACATATGAATCCAGCTTTCTGTAATAATCAGACACGGGGATATCCTGTCTGCAGTGGTTCTCAAGCTTTTTATGCCGCCGATATCCAAGTGCCATCTTCTATGGGAATCTTTAAAGCAAATTCAGTTCAATGGAAATGCACACGAGAAGGTTCAGCCATACTACATCCAAATTCGCTGACAGCTTCATCTCCAACTATTGGTCATCCAAGGTCTTCACTGTATTTTTCTCCTGGCTTTTCAGAGTCATTTAGCTTTACTTGA
- the LOC142522497 gene encoding WPP domain-interacting protein 2-like isoform X1 — MDSVNECSILECVEDNAGIMNFSAAENIEVTSQCSSRNNGYGVRMQHFSERKLTSQGSVSSMNATARSLDDFALLGHSGTYTKNGEIWSSKSSSTEASSPNTRSKTSAVVGFPPDKIRERSFSGKKFTESTPQGQRGKSWIEARKKSGRDKVNIEKENSHSSVKSDMRSSNFVFMQGTYSTSYGIQSKRSTDYDGDSGNGVQGIQQKHDNGIQDGEAVYEDYSPEHISDDTSRAIEGGNPDSSTDLDPLAEFIFNLESVKEALEKEVLKFREIRQDVLVTDPGLDLPTEFANEDHNPQETISVPSQSGEGVHRFSFSPQSEVLETENRHVETEIEDLYMQKIKAEVEFLVISRAVTAVPNLRFEIVDRITISEEQKTMASKQTQILNKLGGTETKAAMLDKEAEKLGKFCEDIASADETLKLHNRVCKYTACFFMQLISLALILVIFMFQFSPICIDNVPT, encoded by the exons ATGGATTCGGTAAATGAGTGTTCTATACTGGAATGCGTGGAAGATAACGCAGGGATTATGAACTTCTCCGCTGCTGAAAACATTGAAGTTACTAGCCAATGTAGCAGTCGGAATAATGGGTATGGTGTC AGGATGCAACATTTTTCTGAGAGAAAGCTAACGAGTCAAGGTTCTGTTTCATCCATGAATGCCACTGCGAGAAGTTTGGATGATTTTGCTCTGCTTGGTCATTCAGGGACATATACAAAGAATGGAGAGATTTGGAGTAGCAAGTCTTCATCAACTGAAGCTAGCTCTCCGAATACAAGGAGCAAGACATCGGCGGTTGTGGGATTTCCCCCTGATAAGATCAGAGAAAGGAGTTTTAGTGGGAAGAAGTTTACAGAATCAACACCCCAGGGTCAGCGGGGAAAAAGTTGGATTGAGGCCAGAAAAAAATCTGGAAGGGATAAGGTCAACATCGAGAAGGAAAACTCTCATTCCAGCGTGAAATCTGATATGCGAAGCTCCAATTTTGTGTTTATGCAGGGAACATACTCTACAAGTTATGGAATACAGAGCAAAAGATCCACTGATTATGATGGAGATAGTGGCAATGGAGTTCAGGGAATACAACAGAAGCATGACAATGGGATTCAAGATGGTGAGGCGGTATATGAAGATTATTCACCTGAACACATCAGTGATGACACATCTCGGGCGATTGAAGGAGGGAACCCAGATTCCTCAACGGATCTGGATCCACTGGCTGAATTTATTTTTAACCTCGAATCTGTAAAGGAAGCACTAGAAAAAG AGGTGCTAAAGTTTCGGGAAATCAGGCAAGATGTTTTAGTCACTGATCCAGGACTGGACTTACCCACAGAGTTTGCAAATGAAGATCATAATCCACAAGAAACAATATCTGTGCCATCACAATCAGGTGAAGGCGTGCATAGGTTTTCCTTTTCCCCACAATCTGAGGTGTTGGAGACAGAAAACAGACATGTGGAAACAGAAATCGAGGACCTCTACATGCAAAAAATCAAAGCTGAAGTGGAATTTCTAGTTATATCAAGAGCGGTGACAGCGGTCCCAAACTTGAGGTTTGAAATTGTAGATCGAATAACTATTTCAGAAGAACAGAAAACTATGGCTTCGAAGCAGACCCAGATACTCAATAAGCTTGGAGGCACGGAAACGAAGGCTGCGATGCTTGACAAAGAAGCTGAGAAACTGGGAAAGTTTTGCGAAGACATTGCTAGTGCTGATGAAACACTGAAGCTACACAATAGGGTCTGTAAGTACACCGCATGTTTCTTCATGCAGCTAATATCATTGGCGCTCATATTAGTAATCTTTATGTTTCAGTTTTCACCAATATGTATAGATAACGTTCCTACTTAA
- the LOC142522497 gene encoding WPP domain-interacting protein 2-like isoform X2, which yields MTVRYVGDGSGHIKNVVAQDMLDSGLDPSERMQHFSERKLTSQGSVSSMNATARSLDDFALLGHSGTYTKNGEIWSSKSSSTEASSPNTRSKTSAVVGFPPDKIRERSFSGKKFTESTPQGQRGKSWIEARKKSGRDKVNIEKENSHSSVKSDMRSSNFVFMQGTYSTSYGIQSKRSTDYDGDSGNGVQGIQQKHDNGIQDGEAVYEDYSPEHISDDTSRAIEGGNPDSSTDLDPLAEFIFNLESVKEALEKEVLKFREIRQDVLVTDPGLDLPTEFANEDHNPQETISVPSQSGEGVHRFSFSPQSEVLETENRHVETEIEDLYMQKIKAEVEFLVISRAVTAVPNLRFEIVDRITISEEQKTMASKQTQILNKLGGTETKAAMLDKEAEKLGKFCEDIASADETLKLHNRVCKYTACFFMQLISLALILVIFMFQFSPICIDNVPT from the exons ATGACCGTTAGATATGTTGGGGACGGTAGCGGTCATATAAAAAACGTAGTAGCACAAGATATGTTGGATTCAGGTCTGGATCCAAGTGAGAGGATGCAACATTTTTCTGAGAGAAAGCTAACGAGTCAAGGTTCTGTTTCATCCATGAATGCCACTGCGAGAAGTTTGGATGATTTTGCTCTGCTTGGTCATTCAGGGACATATACAAAGAATGGAGAGATTTGGAGTAGCAAGTCTTCATCAACTGAAGCTAGCTCTCCGAATACAAGGAGCAAGACATCGGCGGTTGTGGGATTTCCCCCTGATAAGATCAGAGAAAGGAGTTTTAGTGGGAAGAAGTTTACAGAATCAACACCCCAGGGTCAGCGGGGAAAAAGTTGGATTGAGGCCAGAAAAAAATCTGGAAGGGATAAGGTCAACATCGAGAAGGAAAACTCTCATTCCAGCGTGAAATCTGATATGCGAAGCTCCAATTTTGTGTTTATGCAGGGAACATACTCTACAAGTTATGGAATACAGAGCAAAAGATCCACTGATTATGATGGAGATAGTGGCAATGGAGTTCAGGGAATACAACAGAAGCATGACAATGGGATTCAAGATGGTGAGGCGGTATATGAAGATTATTCACCTGAACACATCAGTGATGACACATCTCGGGCGATTGAAGGAGGGAACCCAGATTCCTCAACGGATCTGGATCCACTGGCTGAATTTATTTTTAACCTCGAATCTGTAAAGGAAGCACTAGAAAAAG AGGTGCTAAAGTTTCGGGAAATCAGGCAAGATGTTTTAGTCACTGATCCAGGACTGGACTTACCCACAGAGTTTGCAAATGAAGATCATAATCCACAAGAAACAATATCTGTGCCATCACAATCAGGTGAAGGCGTGCATAGGTTTTCCTTTTCCCCACAATCTGAGGTGTTGGAGACAGAAAACAGACATGTGGAAACAGAAATCGAGGACCTCTACATGCAAAAAATCAAAGCTGAAGTGGAATTTCTAGTTATATCAAGAGCGGTGACAGCGGTCCCAAACTTGAGGTTTGAAATTGTAGATCGAATAACTATTTCAGAAGAACAGAAAACTATGGCTTCGAAGCAGACCCAGATACTCAATAAGCTTGGAGGCACGGAAACGAAGGCTGCGATGCTTGACAAAGAAGCTGAGAAACTGGGAAAGTTTTGCGAAGACATTGCTAGTGCTGATGAAACACTGAAGCTACACAATAGGGTCTGTAAGTACACCGCATGTTTCTTCATGCAGCTAATATCATTGGCGCTCATATTAGTAATCTTTATGTTTCAGTTTTCACCAATATGTATAGATAACGTTCCTACTTAA